The Alosa alosa isolate M-15738 ecotype Scorff River chromosome 9, AALO_Geno_1.1, whole genome shotgun sequence genome includes a region encoding these proteins:
- the LOC125301124 gene encoding lipoprotein lipase yields the protein MKLRFHQCLFWLVLSCTVLDVTSLEDVLSQSNFDNFLEPLNSKNLFTLKDANGPQVKFSLRKPNQPDDDICYIIPGKPESLSDCTFNSTAKTFLVIHGWTVSGLFESWVAKLVAALYDREQSANVIVVDWLSTAQNHYVIAAQNTKSVGKGIAHFIDWMEETTNIPLENVHLIGYSLGAHVAGFAGSHTSNKVGRITGLDPAGPDFEGVHAHRRLSPDDAHFVDVLHTFTRGSLGLSIGIEQPVGHVDIYPNGGAFQPGCNLRGALEKIANFGILAINDAIKCEHERSIHLFIDSLLNEQEASTAYSCGSSEMFDRGMCLKCHKNSCNTIGYDATKVRKARSVKMFTKTRSSMPFRVYHYQLKIHFSSKINQTKLDPSLSVSLYGTKGEAENLPLNVMEKIAANKTQSFLLVTEKDIGDLLMLKFSWEESTSWSASSLLQMVSSWWSGVSATPSVDVHKIRVRVGETQKKIVLCVKDPKAVSMAQVVTFVKCKDEWRGPSRRKNLKSH from the exons ATGAAATTGCGGTTCCACCAATGTCTTTTCTGGCTCGTTCTCAGTTGCACTGTTCTTGACGTTACTTCTTTGGAGGACGTACTTTCTCAGTCAAACTTTG ATAACTTTTTGGAACCTTTGAATTCCAAGAATTTGTTTACTTTGAAAGATGCTAATGGTCCACAAGTCAAATTTTCTCTGCGCAAACCAAACCAGCCAGATGATGATATCTGCTACATTATCCCTGGCAAGCCAGAGTCCTTGTCTGACTGCACTTTTAATTCAACTGCCAAAACCTTCTTGGTGATTCATGGATGGACG GTGAGTGGACTGTTTGAGAGCTGGGTGGCGAAGTTGGTGGCTGCACTTTATGATAGGGAGCAGAGTGCTAATGTCATAGTCGTGGACTGGCTCAGCACAGCCCAAAATCACTATGTCATCGCTGCACAAAACACCAAGAGTGTTGGAAAAGGCATTGCTCATTTCATTGACTGGAtggag GAGACAACAAATATTCCACTGGAGAATGTTCACCTTATTGGCTACAGTCTTGGTGCTCATGTCGCAGGATTCGCTGGAAGTCATACCTCCAACAAGGTTGGACGAATCACTG GTCTTGACCCCGCAGGGCCAGACTTTGAAGGAGTTCATGCCCACAGACGTCTCTCACCCGACGATGCCCATTTTGTTGATGTTCTCCACACTTTTACTCGTGGCTCGCTCGGCCTGAGCATTGGCATCGAGCAGCCTGTGGGCCATGTTGACATTTACCCCAATGGGGGAGCCTTTCAGCCTGGCTGCAACCTGAGGGGTGCCCTGGAGAAAATAGCCAACTTTGGCATACTTG cCATAAACGATGCCATAAAATGTGAACATGAGCGGTCCATCCATCTCTTCATTGACTCCCTTCTGAACGAACAAGAGGCCAGCACAGCATATAGCTGTGGAAGCAGCGAGATGTTTGACCGTGGGATGTGCCTCAAGTGTCATAAAAATAGTTGTAACACCATTGGCTATGATGCTACCAAAGTCCGCAAAGCCCGCAGTGTCAAAATGTTCACAAAGACTCGTTCCTCCATGCCTTTTAGAG TGTATCACTATCAACTGAAAATTCATTTCTCAAGTAAGATCAACCAAACCAAGTTGGACCCTTCCCTCTCCGTTTCCCTCTATGGTACTAAAGGAGAAGCTGAGAACCTTCCCCTTAATGT GATGGAGAAGATTGCTGCCAATAAGACACAATCTTTTCTTCTGGTGACCGAGAAGGACATTGGGGACCTTCTGATGCTCAAGTTCAGCTGGGAGGAGTCCACCAGCTGGTCTGCATCCTCACTCCTCCAGATGGTGTCATCTTGGTGGTCCGGTGTCTCAGCCACCCCCAGCGTAGATGTCCACAAGATTCGAGTCAGAGTCGGAGAGACACAAAAAAA gaTTGTCCTTTGTGTAAAAGATCCCAAAGCAGTAAGCATGGCCCAAGTAGTTACATTTGTCAAATGCAAAGATGAGTGGAGAGGTCCATCACGAAG GAAGAATCTAAAGAGCCACTGA